From Brassica rapa cultivar Chiifu-401-42 chromosome A06, CAAS_Brap_v3.01, whole genome shotgun sequence:
TTACATGTGTAAGTAGCTGATACATTTTTGAAAGCTCATgtacacatatcaatatttacaatgattaaaatattttaaaaattctaaataattttatgcctttgatttattgaatgaaaactaaaatttattttaaataatcttaaaaatgagaattcagatttgctttggtattttgGTTATGGTTTCTACTAAGttccaaaaacataaaaacataaaatttaaaagtatatttaatattaagaaaaaataactttaataacgctaaaatataatatatatacctcattaaactattttgtatatatttgatcaaacgatgtttattttaaaattttatttttagtttttttaaatatctcttaaaaataagcagtaaaaattgtgattttattaaaaataatattatataagtaaaatataatttatcgatatttGTTTGCTGTAATTGAAAGACATTATAATCAACTAAATTTATGAAACTCTTAAAAATAAGCAGTAAAAATTatgattgtatttaaaaataatattatataagtaaaatataatttaccgATATTTTTTGCagtaattgaaagatattatagtcaactaaatttatgaaaaaataaataaaacatttcaattttactaattataaaatatttttagacaattaaacatatatcagtttatgttacttaattattttatgtaatcatataagaaaatatataggtgtataaaaatatttttattacttttaatttttgtattgtttaaactatgttttaaaagaaataatatttctgtttctaatatcaagattatatgtgtaaattgtttttaatgaaatcacattatatagaaatttatattttgatctaagaaaatatagatataaagaaagtattttattagttcaaaattatattttatgttatttaaaaatatttttaaatgtaatattactattttgtgaacttttcttttttatgaaatcatattatatatacatatattttcgtttttcaattatttttttgaactttataaaaaatttcctttttattatatgtgtatattttttggaatttttttaaaaggaaactaattaaaataataaataataatattttaaatgtaagttaATTCATTAAATGTATTACtgtaatcaaccatcgtgagagttaacgtgaTAGCGATACATAGGAAACTGacttatcaaataatattatagagatagaGAGTTACGTTGTGGTATATCCATCAGATAATGTGGTTTTTCTTCCTAATATATCCATCAGATGAGGcgctattttcttataattaattttccaCATTATAATACATAAATCAATGCAAAGAAAATCATAGTAATGGAGATATTGTTCGAGAATCTGAaagggaggatgaagatgaagaaacgTGGAAGCTGGTATTACAGTCGGAAGGTTATTGAGATTTTATCGGACAAGGTCAGTCTTAAAGGGGTCTGTATTAACTTTAACTTAAAGAGTATTTGCTCAATCCCAAAGGCATCcaagttctctctctctctctctctcttctctctctctctctctctctctctctctctctctctctctctctctctctctctctctctctctctctctctctctctctctctctctctctctctctctctcctctctctctctctctctctctctctctctctctctctctctctctctctctctctctctctctctctctctctcttttcttttgaacTTTCTTCAAACttcttttattcaagtgatcgaatcaaaccaaaagtgtgtattattttatgtttctataGAATTATTGTAATAAATGTCCAAACACAGTAGTGTTTCTTTGTTATTTCTTGCTTTCTTCTCTTAATGATGCCTTCTAGATACGGCTCTCTCAAATTTCAACAAAGTGCCAAACTCTATCACTTATATTCATCTGCCTAAAGTCTGTTAGTCaatgcaaataagaaattaTTGTGTGACGAGTTTCTTTTGCcttaacagaaaaaaatatattgtatctTTTGTGGAAACATATCAATTTTGTAGCTCATCTGTATATCAAACCTTCATCTCTCATCATATTCAACttctaaatttaaatatattttattcctGAATTCTACTACGTTTCACCTTTTTCGCTTCACATATTCATATAAATGAACACTGAGATTTGGGAACATACATATGGTCTATACTAAATATCTTTGCTGAACAAATTGGTAAAACACGTTAGATTTCGATTGTCTTAACTACACATCCAGTCATCCGCTACATAATTTCATTATTAGAGTATTACATACACTATGACAAGGCTGTAGTAGAACGTACTAGAGTACAGTATTTTTCATATAATCATGTAAACTAATAAATCCCAAAGTTCAAATTAAAAGGAATCTGTCGAAGAATAAAAGACACAAATGtgttattttatatgttaaagcGTGCTTCTTCTTTCGTTTTCCTTCTTTGAGGAATATATTCAACAGCTTCAAGCTACACTATAACAAGTAGTAGTTTATTAATATCTAGTAGACTTTTTCATACGAATGCCATAATCTTCTATAATAATCGTGTAGCCTATAAACTACATATTTTAAGCAATAATTAAAGCATGACTATTCACCACCAACAACGATCGTTATcgaattttataaatgaaagaaaaagTTTGATTGATTCTTTTGGATGTGAATGGATTAATCTTAGCGGATTTGCAAGCGAAAAAGAAACTCTCCTTGGTATTATTGTGGGTTTGGAATTTTTTTGGGAAAAATTATCccttatattttaatgcataagtaacataaaattaaatataacacATATTATTTGTTTGCTAAAATATAATGACAAATAACTATTTAAACTTGTATTGGAAAAAGCCTTAcatactttgaaaatataaggGCCTCTAAGAGATGCtatatctaaaaaaaataaacaaaagggaTTTTAACATATAGTTTCtactttcttcttcctcttttttgATCAACATAGTTTCTACTTTCAAGTTACGATATTAAAAAGCATACACCAAACATAGTATATGTTTCAAAGTAAAAAAGTAACCCACTAAGCTAGCTAGCACCAAATATGCGCATTACAAAAGTCACTCATCTTTTTATCACGACCAATCATATGAACGAATGTAACCACAaaccttttaaatttttaatataggAAACTGAGTGGGTAATCCTCAACTTGGACCAGATTCCTTCTccttttttacttttcatttctaatttatataatttactaattttattttaacacaaatgctaaaatcattttttaattttaattttaattttcacttaaccaaaatatttttggtGGTTTGAGCCCAAGGCCCAGTACTAAGAATGTATGGGCTTAGCAAGGTCTACTTCTACTGCCTGCTTCCTGTCCATTATGACAATCCAGGTGTTAGCAGAACGTGAGCTGAAGATCCAGAGCGATGTGAAAGAGATTCGCAAAGTCTTCTGTTGTGAACTCTGCAGCAACCAGTATAGAACGGTGATGGAGTCTGAAGGTCATTTGAGCTCATATGATCACAACCATAACAAGGTAAACAAATAATACATGAACCCTTGTTCTTGTTTCATAGCCTATCGATGGCCTGAAAACATCCAAGTGTGACTATGCAGCGATTCAAAGATATGAAAGAAATGCTCCGTGAATGCAGCCGCGACGATAGGAAGAAGCCAGAGAAGCAGCGTCAAGAGAGGGAGATGACTAAAATGTGCTCAATACTATCTGTTCCTTTTACATGTTTTGATATATTGTGGTACGGTTGGACTTAACCACAGagtattgttttctttctttaggACTGATGCTCGTAAACAACAGCAGATCCAACAGAACAAGCTAGAAGAAGACCCAGAGAACGTCCAAGCCTCATTACCGGCTAAGACCACTGTTACACCACTAGCTGTCCAATAACAACGAAAAACATTGAAGTGTGGCTTTTCTATCAAAGAGGGGCAGTATATCAAAGGTGCAGTAACACAAGCTAGGACTAGTTAATCCTGCTACAACATTACTTGCTCACATATCAATTGAAACTAAATATCTGTTACATTTTTGTAGAGCAAACCAACAAGCAGCATCAAGAAGCCTAAAGTAAGCAATTGCATCGATTTTTGGCCACGGATAGCGACAAAGATTAAAGTTGTTACATCTTGATTCAAGAACAttgtactatttttttttttgctatatagAACATTGTACTTTATGTGAttctgttttatgttttaaaaaaaaattaatctgcAACAAAATTACTGTCTTTCAAGTCTTTGGCTATATATCAATCTGACTGTTAAAAACAACCGTTAAAGGTTAAATTGCCACTCCCACTGTTTGGAAACCACCGCCTACTCAATGGACTAAATGTAATAAAGATGGTTCATGGAACCATAAAGAAGGAAGAGGCGGCATTGGTTGCTATAGAAGCGGGAGCTGAAACACTCAGATGGGTAGTATCAATAATGACTGGTTTTGGATATCGAAATGTTGTTGTTGAGTCTGACTTGCAGCTGCTGGTCCGGATGAACAGAGGTGAGGAGGATATATGGCCTATACTAAAACCAATCATCCAGGACATAAACCATTCTTTGATAGCATTCCCAGCTTATGTGATATCATATTACCCTAGGTAAAGAAATAAGGCAGCTGACACGAGAGCAAATAAGACTTTTCATTTATGAATAATGTCCCTAAGCCGTTATGTATTCTATTAGTGCCATCTTGGGTAAAGTCTTTTATGGAGGCTGATAAACCTTGTGTAAGAATGTCTTAGAGGAAAATGAAAGTTGATGTAgagcaaaagaagaagaaaaagaaaaacaaccgTTAAAAGGTGGGTCACCGCTGTGTCCTGTCCGTAGAAAGATGTAACGGATGCAAAATGGCAGACCATTTAACACGTGAGTTAAAAGAGCCTTTGTGTTGGTGGTAACTTGGTAGGTGATATCTTCCTTCCTTACCAACACGCGCCAGTCACGTGACATGGTTATTTTGTTTGTCCACTTGTCGTCGTCATGGAACCGCACTTTCACAACTTGTCTTTATCCTCTTTTTAATAATGAATGAATGAAAACAACAAACTCAAAACCATTCCTCTTTGAACAAATCCAATGGCGTCTCTCTCTCCGCCGGAAGaaaccgccgccgccgccgcttcCTTTCACCACCGTCGCTCCAAACGCTattcctcctccaccaccaacGGCGTTGAACCGGTTCCCGACAAACGCCACAAGATCTCTCCCCCTCCGAGTTTCATTTCACCCTCCGAGATCGAGTCAGAGTTCTCGCACCACGACCCCGCCTTCGCGCGGATCAACAACGGAAGCTTCGGCAGCTGTCCCTCCTCCGTCATCGCCGCGCAGCGAGACTGGCAGCTCCGGTTCCTCCGCCAGCCGGATCGGTTCTTCTTCGACGAGCTCAAGCCCAACATCTCCGCATCCAGAGCCGCGATCAAACGCATCATCAACGCCGAGCACGAGGACGAGGTCTCCATCGTCGACAACGCCACCACGGCGGCGGCCATCGTCCTCCAGCAAACCGCCTGGGCCTTCCGGGAAGGCCGGTTCGACAGAGGCGACGCGGTGGTGATGCTCCACTACGCCTTCGGCTCGGTGAAGAAATCGGTGGAAGCGTACGTCTCACGCTCCGGCGGGGAGGTCATCGAGGTGCAGCTACCGTTCCCGGTTAACTCCGCTGAAGAAATAATCAACCGGTTTAGAACCGGTTTAGCATTGGGGAAGGCGAACGGTAGGAAGGTTAGGTTAGCTTTGATCGATCACGTGACGTCCATGCCTAGCGTCGTGATACCGATCAAGGAGCTTGTGAAGATATGTAGAGAGGAAGGCGTTGACCAAGTGTTCGTTGACGCTGCTCATGGGATTGGTTGTGTCGACGTGGACATGAAGGAGATTGGCGCTGACTTCTACACTAGTAACCTCCACAAGTGGTTCTTCGCGCCGCCTTCCGTTGCCTTCTTGTATTGCAAGAGGTCCGGTGGTGATGCTGGTGGTAATCTCCATCACCCTGTCGTGTCTCACGAGTACGGGAACGGTTTAGCGGTTGAGAGCACGTGGGTGGGGACTAGAGACTACAGCGCTCAGCTGGTTGTGCCTTCGATTTTGGAGTTTGTGAACCGGTTTGAAGGAGGGATCGATGGGATAAAGAGGAGGAATCATGAGTCTGTGGTTGAGATGGGTGAGATGTTGGTTAAGTCTTGGGGGACGCAGCTAGGTTGTCCGCCGGAGATGTGTGCGAGTATGGTCATGGTTGGGTTGCCTGTGAGTTTAGGTGTGTCGAGTGAGACGGATGCTGTGAGGCTAAGGAACCTTTTGAGAGAGAGGTTCAGCATTGAGATACCGACTTACTTTAGACCGCCTGGTCAGGGTGAGGGTGAGATTGATTCGATCACGGGGTATGTTCGCATTTCGTATCAAGTTTACAATAAACCTGAGGAGTATCATAGGCTTAAGGATGCGGTTAATGAACTTGTGAGAGATGGGTTCAAATGCTCGTCTCTAACTGGTTGAATAAGGTAACATTGTCTAGTATGCATTGGTGAAGGGCACTAGGATATGTACTAATGTGTGTAACGCAGGGAAACAAGCTATTTCGAGGGGGAGTAAATGAATAATGGATGGTGAGAGTTATCATGGTTTAGGTACCATGAGGATTTGGAAGAAGTGAAGTagcctatatatatatgtattttctaGTTAAGTCATAAAACGTCTTCTGAATACAGTAACTATGTATGAGAAGACTTTGTAAGCATTCTTCTAATTTCATTTGCTCAGAATCGTTTTGTTCATCAAGTGTCTCTCCTCTTTACGTTAGCAAGGTCGGTAATAAAGTTAACAACAGTCACTATTTtcagtgttgttgttgttatttcGATGTAACtgtcttaaaaataaaatcctTAACTTGTGTTGTTTACGTCACAGCATTTTGACTTGCTCAAAACCACTAAATGGAGAACGTTGATTTGATGTAATTCATTTGGAAACCTTTTGTTATACTGTAAAGATTAGATTCATTTAAAACGGGCAATGTAAACACGTTTTATAGTATAGCAGATATTTGAAAAGGAGACTTTTTGAAAAGACTGCTATAATCACGTCTCTAAAAACATTTGAAGATATTTATGGCAACAGATAATACCTACCTGGTAAGACTCGTAAGAGCAATTAAAGTAGTCATTGGTTGATTGAAAAAGATTCCTCAACTCTTGCATGTTCGCAACGTTTTAGTAACATGAAATGTTTGTTTGACTTTTGAGAGTCTTTGATCCTAAACCTACCAAACAAACTATGGGACCCATACAACTCAGCAATTCACAATTCTGACGTGGCGCAGCATTGGCATAATCAGTCGTACATTCCAGGGTAAGAGTTTTTCTAGCCTTTCTGCAAATTGCCATATTGTGAAGAACCTGCTCAATCAATTTTGAAACAATTCAAAAGACATGGTTTTCTgaaagaacaaaacaaagagAAGAACAAGCATCACATAATTCATTTCAAGTAAGTACACAACGAACAAAAGGCTTTTGTTTTGCTCAAAAAAGTGTGATGAAAACAAAGCTACAAAGACCATTTCTACTTTGCAATTGAACTATCTAAGAAGAATACATCATCATCACAACATTCAATACCGATAAAAGTAACATCGAGAAAACTGTGACTCGATTTCAAACTCAAGTGTCTCGATCTAAAAACACGAGTGAGGATTAATATCAAAGGCAAATCAAGAGCTCAAGTGAGTGTCTTTCTTACTGTTGgtttaaactaaaaaaagttCTACTAGGTTCATCTTAGTGTTCATTGCTTACTTCAGACTTTACCAAACTAAACTATGTGATCTAACAAATCACATCTTGTACCTTTGTCccctttttttcaaaaataaagaaaaaaaaatcagacctTGGGATCAGGGGCGGATCTACAGTGTCCAGTACGGGGGCACGTGCCCCCTactactttatatatattatttagttaaaaTTGTAACCGTTGTTGCCTGTAGGTCTATTGGTAAAGATGTCCCCATCAACTCTTGAGTGTACAGGTTCGATGCCCTCCTAggttccattttttatgttttatttttactttgttTTACAGTTCTGATTTTTTAGCTTGTCACGTTTCCATCCTTCATGGGAACTATTAATTGCACTTCACcaaaatttgatttattattaataattttcttttgtttctattaaCACAGTTGCTTCTttggtttatttaattttcactaattctttttcgtttttagatttcattttttctgaaacaatttttaaatttattattttctacaaCTGGCATTATCAATTgctaataaataagaaaataatttatattaaaatagtaaactatatatttactttCTATTTAATATTTCAGAGTTTATTTCTTTATGATATAGTGACTTGTATGATACTgtaatacatataaaattaaatactaaattatatatactatatatatttaactagTTTTGATTGTagaatttaattattttgattaataaaatttgtaaatttttctaaaaatattaaaataacttaTAAAACTTGTTATAAGTTGTAAgaattactatatattttgtcTACCACTTATACttaataacttatatatatttttaatatatattaatattttataacactttttaataatttattttctggAAATTATGTCTAATGACATTGCAGTTTTTCGTTattttatacttatattttgactATGTGTTTACAAAATATTCATTACTAAAATTCTAATTTCGTCtgaaaaaacagtttttattagaaattatattattacatatatttattgtgTGCCCCCGTCAAATAATTTTTCTGGATCCGCCACTGCTTGGGATCGTTCCGTTTCTTGTGGTTGAGCTGAATCAGAATGTCGATACACTCGTGGAATTTGCCAGATTGGAAATAGGAGAGAGCGTCTTTAGCGAGTGCATTTTATTTGGAAACATTTTGTCACTGTAAagatcagattttttttaaaacatgaatttttttttctgtcagcTGTCTATTTCAACTAGATTCAGACGAACCGGTTTTCTGCAGAGCAACTCCGTCTGTCCGGATCTGAATCAGATTCACATCTTCGAAATCCTTCTGTAGTTTTTGGAACATGTCGATCTTCGTTGCAAATATTGACTAGTCTATTGGATTTGTAACGACGTCCACTAAATCCGTGCAGTTTGTCTCGAAGTATTTTCATGTCTCTTATATATGAGGTtgtccaaaataaatttttaaggtTGAGAGGCTACTGTGCGGACGTAATCTATACACGTTTTATAGTATAGCAAATATTTGAAAAGGAGACTTTTTGAAAAAACTGCTATAATCACGTctctaaaaacattttaaagatATTTATAGCTACAGATAATACCTACCTGAATAAGACTTGTAAGAGCAATTAAAGTGGTCGTTGGTTGATTGAAAAAGATTCCCAAAACT
This genomic window contains:
- the LOC103874480 gene encoding G patch domain-containing protein 8; protein product: MGLARSTSTACFLSIMTIQVLAERELKIQSDVKEIRKVFCCELCSNQYRTVMESEGHLSSYDHNHNKRFKDMKEMLRECSRDDRKKPEKQRQEREMTKMTDARKQQQIQQNKLEEDPENVQASLPAKTTVTPLAVQ
- the LOC103874481 gene encoding probable L-cysteine desulfhydrase, chloroplastic — encoded protein: MASLSPPEETAAAAASFHHRRSKRYSSSTTNGVEPVPDKRHKISPPPSFISPSEIESEFSHHDPAFARINNGSFGSCPSSVIAAQRDWQLRFLRQPDRFFFDELKPNISASRAAIKRIINAEHEDEVSIVDNATTAAAIVLQQTAWAFREGRFDRGDAVVMLHYAFGSVKKSVEAYVSRSGGEVIEVQLPFPVNSAEEIINRFRTGLALGKANGRKVRLALIDHVTSMPSVVIPIKELVKICREEGVDQVFVDAAHGIGCVDVDMKEIGADFYTSNLHKWFFAPPSVAFLYCKRSGGDAGGNLHHPVVSHEYGNGLAVESTWVGTRDYSAQLVVPSILEFVNRFEGGIDGIKRRNHESVVEMGEMLVKSWGTQLGCPPEMCASMVMVGLPVSLGVSSETDAVRLRNLLRERFSIEIPTYFRPPGQGEGEIDSITGYVRISYQVYNKPEEYHRLKDAVNELVRDGFKCSSLTG